Sequence from the Streptomyces flavofungini genome:
CGGACTATTTCAAGACCGAATCCCCGATTCACCCCGCGCTGATGGACGCGAGTATCCAAGGCCAAGGTGTCTACTTCGACGGTGTCTCGTCGAAGCTCATTCGAGGAATCCGCTTCGATGATGAGTTCATCTTCGGGGTGGTCGACGATGTGTATGAGCGACGCCATAAGGTGCTCAAAACGGCGCTGGAGGAGACGCCGGATACGCCGCTCGTGAAGGCGATCGATGTGATGCAGAAAAACGGTGCCGCGTTCATGTCTGCCGCTGAACTCGCTCCGTTCCTCGGCGTCGTGGAGACGAATGCAACGCAGCGGGGAAAGGCCGTTTCCGCGCTTCTGGGGATCAAGCCTGCACCGAACAAAGAGGGCACCAGGCGCGGGTACGACCTCGCACGGCTGGTCGCCGCCGCACAGGCCAACGCCTGACCTCAGCATCCGTCAGAACATCCGTCAGGGCATCCGTCGGTGATCCGTCGGCCTGACAGATCCATCCGTCGGCCTGACAGATCCCCGACGGATCCCCGACGGAACCGTCTGACGGATCTGACCAGCGAAAACACTGAGAACACAGGGAGGGGGAAGTTCGTTGAGATCTGGCGTCGTAGCAGCCGTGGGCGTGGGGTCAACCGTGGTCGTCATCGCGGCCGCGCTCATCCAGGCCGCCGGTGACACGCCCGCGGGCAAGGCGATGGGGGCGATGGGCTTGTCCGTGGCCGTGCCCGACAAGTACAAAGACCTGGTGCAGGAGGCAGGAAACACCTGCCCTGAAATCAGCCCAAATCTGCTCGCTGGGCTCCTCACACAAGAATCTGGTTTCAATCCCAAAGCGAAAAGTCCGGCAGGGGCTCAGGGGATCGCGCAGTTCATTCCGTCCACCTGGGAAAAGGATGCTGTCGACGGCGACGGCGACGGCGACCGTGATGTCTGGGACCCCAAGGACGCGATTCCCTCGGCAGGCGTACATCTCTGCAAAATCGCGAAGGAAGTCAAAGACGTCCCGGGCAGCAAGCAGAACAACATACTCGCTGCCTACAACGCGGGAAGCGGGGCCGTCGTGCACTACGGGGGCGTCCCCCCGTACAGGGAAACCCAGAACTACGTCAAATCCATCGGCTCACTCGTTGGAAAGATGTCGTCCGGCGGGAAAAAGGCAACCACCACGCAGGCTGTCACCGCCGTGAATGCGGCGAATGACATGGTCGGCAAACCGTATTCATGGGGCGGCGGAGACGCGAACGGACCGAGCACGGGAACGTGCTGCTCCCCCCGCGGCCGCTCCGGAAAGGGAATAAAGGGTTTCGACTGCTCCGGTCTCACGCTCTACGCCTACGCGCAGGCCGGTATCACCCTGCCCCGCACGGCATCACAGCAATACGCCGCATCCGAGCCGGTAAAGGCTGGACAG
This genomic interval carries:
- a CDS encoding NlpC/P60 family protein; amino-acid sequence: MVVIAAALIQAAGDTPAGKAMGAMGLSVAVPDKYKDLVQEAGNTCPEISPNLLAGLLTQESGFNPKAKSPAGAQGIAQFIPSTWEKDAVDGDGDGDRDVWDPKDAIPSAGVHLCKIAKEVKDVPGSKQNNILAAYNAGSGAVVHYGGVPPYRETQNYVKSIGSLVGKMSSGGKKATTTQAVTAVNAANDMVGKPYSWGGGDANGPSTGTCCSPRGRSGKGIKGFDCSGLTLYAYAQAGITLPRTASQQYAASEPVKAGQMRVGDLIFYGKSAESLHHVGIYVGGGHMIDAPRPGTKVRYSAIDSMPDKFGVARPVPNANKEI